The following are encoded together in the Streptococcus oralis genome:
- a CDS encoding metallophosphoesterase family protein has protein sequence MNHKIAILSDIHGNATALEAVIADAKNQGVSEYWLLGDIFLPGPGANDLVALLKDLPITVAVRGNWDDCVLEALDGEYGLEHPQEIQRMRMTQFLMKRMDPETIVWLRSLPLLEKKEVDGLRFSISHNLPDKNYGGDLLVGNDTDKFDQLLDAETDVAVYGHVHKQLLRYGSQGQQIINPGTIGMPYFNWEKLKNHRAQYAVIEVEDGELVNILFRKVSYDYEAELELAKSKGLPFIEMYEELRRDDKYRGHNLELLASLIEKHGYVEDVKKFLEAIKSKYKID, from the coding sequence ATGAACCATAAAATCGCAATTTTATCAGATATTCATGGCAATGCGACGGCCCTAGAAGCAGTGATTGCAGATGCTAAAAATCAAGGAGTCAGTGAATATTGGCTTCTGGGAGATATTTTTCTTCCCGGACCAGGTGCAAATGACTTGGTCGCCCTTCTAAAAGACCTTCCGATTACGGTGGCTGTTCGTGGGAACTGGGATGATTGTGTCCTGGAGGCCTTGGATGGCGAATACGGTTTGGAACATCCGCAAGAAATCCAGCGCATGCGAATGACCCAGTTTTTGATGAAGCGAATGGATCCTGAAACGATTGTCTGGCTACGAAGCTTGCCTTTGCTGGAAAAGAAAGAAGTTGACGGGCTGCGCTTTTCTATCTCTCATAATTTACCTGACAAAAATTATGGTGGTGATTTGTTGGTGGGGAATGATACAGATAAATTTGACCAACTGCTAGATGCGGAAACGGACGTGGCAGTCTATGGTCATGTCCACAAGCAGTTGCTTCGTTATGGAAGTCAAGGGCAACAAATCATCAATCCAGGTACGATAGGCATGCCCTATTTTAATTGGGAAAAGTTAAAAAATCACCGTGCTCAGTATGCCGTGATAGAAGTAGAAGATGGGGAGTTGGTCAATATCCTATTTCGAAAAGTTTCTTATGATTACGAAGCGGAGTTAGAATTGGCCAAGTCCAAGGGTCTTCCCTTTATCGAAATGTATGAAGAACTACGCCGAGATGACAAGTATCGGGGGCACAATCTAGAACTCTTAGCTAGTTTAATTGAAAAGCATGGGTATGTAGAGGATGTGAAGAAATTTTTGGAGGCTATAAAGTCAAAGTATAAGATAGACTAG